The following coding sequences lie in one Cyanobacterium sp. Dongsha4 genomic window:
- a CDS encoding pentapeptide repeat-containing protein has translation MYLLECHNQCPDCFSADLKLIPVADKQGEYEFYFNAKVNEQQENILDGKVKFSLRSAKLLVTFNGFDILEIYDINKDYIQIRKNISKNHQEWLIKPNLLKDNSSVKLATFKAVGDESNLTAQIVIDKSNVVLTDIEGLWVHNITPNKHAILERKVAEFIEKVYLSPYVSRVIFSSQKSETTPHFNQKNNQEIEQEISSLKNIIQGIYQNPQEDFNTLAKKANLNPLIDFVGANLIGVNLSGLNLSSANFQDANLRGADLTDVDLSEANLQNTKLNGVDLSGAYLEGANLTNANLTNASLALSNLIGANLTNANLTNTNLQNTSLGQTIVKGAIFANNLGLNEEKKQELISKGAIF, from the coding sequence ATGTACTTATTAGAATGCCACAATCAATGTCCTGATTGTTTCTCTGCTGATTTAAAGTTAATTCCTGTTGCCGATAAACAAGGAGAATATGAGTTTTATTTTAATGCTAAAGTAAATGAACAGCAAGAAAATATCTTAGATGGAAAAGTTAAATTTAGTCTCAGATCAGCAAAATTATTAGTAACTTTTAATGGCTTTGATATTTTAGAAATTTATGACATTAATAAGGATTATATTCAAATAAGAAAAAATATTTCAAAAAATCATCAAGAGTGGTTAATAAAACCAAATTTGCTCAAAGATAATTCTTCCGTTAAATTAGCAACATTCAAAGCAGTGGGAGATGAAAGTAATTTAACTGCTCAAATTGTAATAGATAAATCTAATGTTGTTTTAACTGATATAGAAGGATTATGGGTTCATAATATAACCCCTAATAAACACGCTATTTTAGAAAGAAAAGTAGCCGAATTTATTGAAAAAGTTTATCTTAGTCCTTATGTTAGTAGGGTAATTTTTTCCTCTCAAAAATCTGAAACAACACCCCATTTCAATCAAAAAAATAATCAGGAAATTGAACAAGAAATAAGTAGCTTAAAAAATATCATTCAAGGAATTTATCAAAATCCTCAAGAAGACTTTAATACTTTAGCTAAAAAAGCTAATCTTAATCCTTTGATAGATTTTGTTGGTGCTAATTTGATTGGTGTCAACTTAAGTGGTTTGAATTTGAGTAGTGCCAATTTTCAGGATGCAAATTTGCGAGGTGCTGACTTAACAGATGTTGATTTAAGCGAAGCTAATTTACAAAATACAAAACTTAATGGTGTAGATTTAAGTGGTGCTTACTTAGAAGGTGCAAATTTAACTAATGCCAATTTGACTAATGCTAGTTTAGCTTTAAGTAATTTAATTGGGGCTAATTTAACCAATGCCAACTTAACTAATACGAATTTACAAAATACTAGCCTAGGTCAAACAATTGTTAAAGGGGCTATTTTTGCCAACAATCTCGGTTTAAATGAGGAGAAAAAACAGGAGTTAATCAGTAAGGGGGCTATTTTTTAA